A single region of the Ascaphus truei isolate aAscTru1 chromosome 6, aAscTru1.hap1, whole genome shotgun sequence genome encodes:
- the LOC142496735 gene encoding solute carrier family 2, facilitated glucose transporter member 5-like isoform X3 has product MGTSVLAKTFEVIIASRLVIGICAGLSSNVVPMYLGEMSPKNMRGGIGVMPQLMITIGILMAQIFGIRFILGNTEGWPILLALTGIPAVLELLFLPFFPESPRYTLLHKGKEDKARRDLQRLRGWDDVDDEIQEMHQEDQSDKAEGRLSVRNLFSFRPLRWQLISIIVMNMGQQLSGINAVYYYADTIYKSAGVKEDTIQYVTVATGSVNVLMTLAAVFIVDSWGRRALLLAGFATCCISCVVLTIALVFQTTVTWMPYLSIACIIIYVIGHAIGPSSIPYVITTEMFRQASRPAAFMVAGSVHWLSNFTVGLIFEFLMKGLGPYSFILFAAICLATFIFIYLVVPETKGKTFLEISQLMAKRNGLEERTDAKEFQDLNPISNEASPEVKNDTTMTPF; this is encoded by the exons ATGGGAACCAGTGTGCTGGCCAAGACCTTTGAGGTGATCATTGCCTCACGGTTGGTGATTGGTATTTGTGCAG GCCTCTCCTCCAATGTGGTTCCTATGTATCTGGGCGAGATGTCCCCCAAGAATATGCGAGGAGGTATCGGTGTGATGCCCCAGCTGATGATCACAATAGGTATCCTGATGGCACAGATCTTTGGGATCAGGTTCATCCTCGGGAACACAGAAG GTTGGCCAATATTACTGGCGCTCACTGGGATCCCGGCGGTGCTGGAGCTGCTTTTCCTGCCTTTCTTCCCCGAGAGTCCGAGATATACCCTGCTGCACAAGGGCAAGGAGGACAAAGCCAGGCGAG ATCTGCAGCGTCTGCGGGGATGGGATGACGTGGATGATGAGATACAGGAAATGCATCAGGAGGACCAGTCAGATAAGGCAGAGGGACGCTTATCCGTCAGGAACCTGTTCTCTTTCCGCCCACTGCGCTGGCAGCTCATCTCCATCATTGTCATGAACATGGGACAGCAGCTGTCGGGGATTAACGCG GTTTATTACTATGCAGACACTATATACAAATCAGCTGGGGTTAAAGAGGACACCATCCAGTACGTAACTGTGGCGACCGGATCTGTCAACGTGCTGATGACTCTGGCTGcg GTTTTCATTGTGGATTCCTGGGGGAGGCGAGCGCTGTTGCTGGCTGGTTTTGCGACTTGTTGCATCTCCTGTGTTGTGCTGACCATCGCCCTGGTTTTTCAG ACAACAGTGACATGGATGCCATACCTCAGCATTGCTTGTATCATTATCTATGTTATTGGCCATGCCATTGGACCCA GCTCCATCCCCTATGTGATCACCACTGAGATGTTCCGTCAGGCCTCCCGACCAGCAGCCTTCATGGTAGCCGGCAGTGTGCACTGGCTGTCAAACTTCACAGTTGGGCTCATCTTTGAATTCCTCATG AAGGGACTCGGCCCCTACAGCTTCATCCTTTTCGCGGCCATCTGCCTGGCTACCTTCATCTTCATTTACCTTGTGGTCCCTGAAACCAAAGGCAAGACCTTCCTGGAGATCAGCCAGCTGATGGCCAAAAGAAACGGACTGGAGGAGAGAACGGACGCTAAGGAATTCCAGGACCTAAACCCAATCTCGAACGAGGCCTCCCCGGAAGTCAAGAATGACACTACAATGACACCATTCTAA
- the LOC142496735 gene encoding solute carrier family 2, facilitated glucose transporter member 5-like isoform X1 has product MAQHEGKEEEPVERKGRLTAALVLVTLVSTIGSSFQYGYNVAVVNSPAPFMKIFYNTTNIERVGSSLKDDFLSLLWSLTVSLYPLGGFFGSLMVGPLVNKIGRKGTLLLNNIFSIVPATLMGTSVLAKTFEVIIASRLVIGICAGLSSNVVPMYLGEMSPKNMRGGIGVMPQLMITIGILMAQIFGIRFILGNTEGWPILLALTGIPAVLELLFLPFFPESPRYTLLHKGKEDKARRDLQRLRGWDDVDDEIQEMHQEDQSDKAEGRLSVRNLFSFRPLRWQLISIIVMNMGQQLSGINAVYYYADTIYKSAGVKEDTIQYVTVATGSVNVLMTLAAVFIVDSWGRRALLLAGFATCCISCVVLTIALVFQTTVTWMPYLSIACIIIYVIGHAIGPSSIPYVITTEMFRQASRPAAFMVAGSVHWLSNFTVGLIFEFLMKGLGPYSFILFAAICLATFIFIYLVVPETKGKTFLEISQLMAKRNGLEERTDAKEFQDLNPISNEASPEVKNDTTMTPF; this is encoded by the exons AGGCTGACCGCAGCGCTTGTCCTGGTGACGTTGGTCTCTACAATTGGGTCGTCCTTTCAGTACGGATACAACGTGGCTGTAGTGAACTCTCCTGCTCCT TTCATGAAAATATTTTACAACACAACTAACATTGAGCGCGTTGGGTCTTCCTTAAAAGATGACTTTCTGTCCCTGCTCTGGTCTCTTACTGTGTCCTTGTACCCACTGGGAGGTTTCTTCGGGTCGCTGATGGTGGGTCCTCTAGTGAATAAAATTGGCag GAAAGGTACCTTGCTATTGAACAACATCTTCTCCATTGTCCCAGCTACCTTAATGGGAACCAGTGTGCTGGCCAAGACCTTTGAGGTGATCATTGCCTCACGGTTGGTGATTGGTATTTGTGCAG GCCTCTCCTCCAATGTGGTTCCTATGTATCTGGGCGAGATGTCCCCCAAGAATATGCGAGGAGGTATCGGTGTGATGCCCCAGCTGATGATCACAATAGGTATCCTGATGGCACAGATCTTTGGGATCAGGTTCATCCTCGGGAACACAGAAG GTTGGCCAATATTACTGGCGCTCACTGGGATCCCGGCGGTGCTGGAGCTGCTTTTCCTGCCTTTCTTCCCCGAGAGTCCGAGATATACCCTGCTGCACAAGGGCAAGGAGGACAAAGCCAGGCGAG ATCTGCAGCGTCTGCGGGGATGGGATGACGTGGATGATGAGATACAGGAAATGCATCAGGAGGACCAGTCAGATAAGGCAGAGGGACGCTTATCCGTCAGGAACCTGTTCTCTTTCCGCCCACTGCGCTGGCAGCTCATCTCCATCATTGTCATGAACATGGGACAGCAGCTGTCGGGGATTAACGCG GTTTATTACTATGCAGACACTATATACAAATCAGCTGGGGTTAAAGAGGACACCATCCAGTACGTAACTGTGGCGACCGGATCTGTCAACGTGCTGATGACTCTGGCTGcg GTTTTCATTGTGGATTCCTGGGGGAGGCGAGCGCTGTTGCTGGCTGGTTTTGCGACTTGTTGCATCTCCTGTGTTGTGCTGACCATCGCCCTGGTTTTTCAG ACAACAGTGACATGGATGCCATACCTCAGCATTGCTTGTATCATTATCTATGTTATTGGCCATGCCATTGGACCCA GCTCCATCCCCTATGTGATCACCACTGAGATGTTCCGTCAGGCCTCCCGACCAGCAGCCTTCATGGTAGCCGGCAGTGTGCACTGGCTGTCAAACTTCACAGTTGGGCTCATCTTTGAATTCCTCATG AAGGGACTCGGCCCCTACAGCTTCATCCTTTTCGCGGCCATCTGCCTGGCTACCTTCATCTTCATTTACCTTGTGGTCCCTGAAACCAAAGGCAAGACCTTCCTGGAGATCAGCCAGCTGATGGCCAAAAGAAACGGACTGGAGGAGAGAACGGACGCTAAGGAATTCCAGGACCTAAACCCAATCTCGAACGAGGCCTCCCCGGAAGTCAAGAATGACACTACAATGACACCATTCTAA
- the LOC142496735 gene encoding solute carrier family 2, facilitated glucose transporter member 5-like isoform X2, producing MAQHEGKEEEPVERKGFMKIFYNTTNIERVGSSLKDDFLSLLWSLTVSLYPLGGFFGSLMVGPLVNKIGRKGTLLLNNIFSIVPATLMGTSVLAKTFEVIIASRLVIGICAGLSSNVVPMYLGEMSPKNMRGGIGVMPQLMITIGILMAQIFGIRFILGNTEGWPILLALTGIPAVLELLFLPFFPESPRYTLLHKGKEDKARRDLQRLRGWDDVDDEIQEMHQEDQSDKAEGRLSVRNLFSFRPLRWQLISIIVMNMGQQLSGINAVYYYADTIYKSAGVKEDTIQYVTVATGSVNVLMTLAAVFIVDSWGRRALLLAGFATCCISCVVLTIALVFQTTVTWMPYLSIACIIIYVIGHAIGPSSIPYVITTEMFRQASRPAAFMVAGSVHWLSNFTVGLIFEFLMKGLGPYSFILFAAICLATFIFIYLVVPETKGKTFLEISQLMAKRNGLEERTDAKEFQDLNPISNEASPEVKNDTTMTPF from the exons TTCATGAAAATATTTTACAACACAACTAACATTGAGCGCGTTGGGTCTTCCTTAAAAGATGACTTTCTGTCCCTGCTCTGGTCTCTTACTGTGTCCTTGTACCCACTGGGAGGTTTCTTCGGGTCGCTGATGGTGGGTCCTCTAGTGAATAAAATTGGCag GAAAGGTACCTTGCTATTGAACAACATCTTCTCCATTGTCCCAGCTACCTTAATGGGAACCAGTGTGCTGGCCAAGACCTTTGAGGTGATCATTGCCTCACGGTTGGTGATTGGTATTTGTGCAG GCCTCTCCTCCAATGTGGTTCCTATGTATCTGGGCGAGATGTCCCCCAAGAATATGCGAGGAGGTATCGGTGTGATGCCCCAGCTGATGATCACAATAGGTATCCTGATGGCACAGATCTTTGGGATCAGGTTCATCCTCGGGAACACAGAAG GTTGGCCAATATTACTGGCGCTCACTGGGATCCCGGCGGTGCTGGAGCTGCTTTTCCTGCCTTTCTTCCCCGAGAGTCCGAGATATACCCTGCTGCACAAGGGCAAGGAGGACAAAGCCAGGCGAG ATCTGCAGCGTCTGCGGGGATGGGATGACGTGGATGATGAGATACAGGAAATGCATCAGGAGGACCAGTCAGATAAGGCAGAGGGACGCTTATCCGTCAGGAACCTGTTCTCTTTCCGCCCACTGCGCTGGCAGCTCATCTCCATCATTGTCATGAACATGGGACAGCAGCTGTCGGGGATTAACGCG GTTTATTACTATGCAGACACTATATACAAATCAGCTGGGGTTAAAGAGGACACCATCCAGTACGTAACTGTGGCGACCGGATCTGTCAACGTGCTGATGACTCTGGCTGcg GTTTTCATTGTGGATTCCTGGGGGAGGCGAGCGCTGTTGCTGGCTGGTTTTGCGACTTGTTGCATCTCCTGTGTTGTGCTGACCATCGCCCTGGTTTTTCAG ACAACAGTGACATGGATGCCATACCTCAGCATTGCTTGTATCATTATCTATGTTATTGGCCATGCCATTGGACCCA GCTCCATCCCCTATGTGATCACCACTGAGATGTTCCGTCAGGCCTCCCGACCAGCAGCCTTCATGGTAGCCGGCAGTGTGCACTGGCTGTCAAACTTCACAGTTGGGCTCATCTTTGAATTCCTCATG AAGGGACTCGGCCCCTACAGCTTCATCCTTTTCGCGGCCATCTGCCTGGCTACCTTCATCTTCATTTACCTTGTGGTCCCTGAAACCAAAGGCAAGACCTTCCTGGAGATCAGCCAGCTGATGGCCAAAAGAAACGGACTGGAGGAGAGAACGGACGCTAAGGAATTCCAGGACCTAAACCCAATCTCGAACGAGGCCTCCCCGGAAGTCAAGAATGACACTACAATGACACCATTCTAA